AACCTACtacaataaaaatgatttcaacTTCGTAAAAGGCAGATGCAAAAGCAGTTAAATATGACATTGCCAGTGTCTGAAAATAATAACATTTAACTCTCATTGGGTCAGTAACTTATTGAATTAATTAATCTTTAATACTTTAACACTGAATGATATACTACTATGTcttttaatttctaaaaattggaAGCTGTTGACTGTTTTcatatataaaagttgggatttgTTAATGTACACTATTATGAAAAAGTAGTTAAAAAACattgtttcaaaattaattgtcTACAGTCCATTCACAAAGTTGAGTCATGAGATGTAAACAGAAAATGCATGTGCTGTGGTAGGTAGAAAAGGCAATGGTTACAATTAGTGGTTGTAGTAAGTCATAAAACGCtagtttattattaatttcaggTTCAACTTGATGGCCATCAATGGTTGGTGCCTTGACATCACATTGGAAGCATTGTATTCAACATGTGattaaaaaaaatggaaaacaaaTTTGGCAATTGAATTGTATTATCAAAAGATCTATAGAACCCttagtaataaatattaataatagcaATAGTAGTACTAGTGATATGAATAATAACGACAGTAATTTGGAATGAAGTACAGGATTAAAttgtgaataaaaatatattaattatttaaaatttgcttTGTTTATTCCATTATTCATATTCATATTTGCAACAAATAATTCTATAGTGTAGCAATCATCATAGAAATATAACAAAACTGCGGCAATCGTAACCAGTCCGAAAATTTTGTACAGAAAATGTTACAATGTCTAAGAAATACGGCCCTGTTCTGTTAGAATGCCACCATGTACATTTGTTTATGTCTGATAACTCGACTCGATGAACAAACTATAACTCTTATTCCTTTTCGTACTGTATTAATCTTTGTTAGTTGAATGTGGTTTGCTCGTAGAACATTCTCGGCCTCGAGCATTAACCAAAAGAGAACAGACGTTAAAGTGTTAAAAGATCAAATATTGTCTTGTTTGAATACTTATATTTAATACCTATACAAATACTCAtgctattcgaattatatttactGAGTAATGAGAAACATCTAGTTAGTCAGAAACTACATTTAAATGAATGTCTTACCAATTTGCATAGCCATATATAATTATAAGGTGCTTTACGCCTAGCACGTTCAGAGAATGATACAGCACAGTATGAAATGGTAAAGCATATCCTGAAAAAGTAATACGTAGTTACTGGTCACATAATATTCACAAGTAGTTATAAAGTTTACGTACAAGGCTATAATCCAAAGATACCAATGTATTATCATGAATTTTTTTGCAGCATCCCTAAAAATAAATGACAAAATTCGTTATACTAATGAACTACAATAATGTTAttctaatatttctaatttataaCACTAACACAAAGAGAAAAAATGCTATGACACTGGCTGTGAGTAATAACTGAAGTGTTAATATACAGAAGACTTTTCTAATAAAACTTCTTCTCACAGCTTCTTCTTTAAATTCTCCTAGATATTCGGATTCATTATTTTCTGGATCCATTGCTCTCCTCTGTTGATGTTCAAGCCATGCTCTATATAATTCTTCGTTCTGTCGTTCTCTCTCTGCTACCATATCATCCGTAACAGTAACAATATATGGTCCCTAATGATAAagagtatatatttattaactaAATCACTCAATATTTgtgtaaattttcaataaattgtttatcgacgactattattttaatattagcaCAATTTTTGATACTTACTGTTTGAATTTGTTGTCCTGCAAACAGACGTGGTAATTGTTGAGGACCTGATATAAATCGCTGACCCTGTTGATCCCCTTGCATTGAGTAATTGttaataatatcaaatatttaaattaatgatCCTATACTGCAACTGGAGCACTGAACAAAGTAagtattaaatatatacatGTTATCTAAATATGTTATATGCTGATATACACATGAATATTGATAAATATGAAAATGAGACCTTTCTTTTGAATTACATACGTGTAACTTTACACTTCAAACAAATATTACATTTCAATATTTACAGATAAGTAGTAAATGATCAACACTTTGTATATGTTCATTTTTGCATATTTCTATGTTTTATTTACTTAGAACATTAATATAGACATAAAATgtcaaaaatttataaatgaacAAGTGAATGTATTATACAATGCTAACAAAGATAAACATATAAAATTACAGCACTTCATGCAATATACATAAACATTTACCATTCATATTAATTACTAACGATATAAATGAGATAAGAAaaaagtttcattattatttcaataataacaattttaaatgaaaaatgtaatataaagCAAAAAtggttttaattttcttaatataGTACATTTCATTTGTACAAATAATATGTAACAATGCAGATATATCTTTCTTTAGTGACAACGTATTTTAGATACTttattcattttaaatatactttaaattgtacaataacTTATCTAGTTTATAAGCCGTGGAAGATGTACTATAACCTTTGgacttttttcttcctctttaaaTACATGTGTATATTTCACTTGCAAGTTTACattttctaataataattatgTACTATAAGTGGTCGTATAGGCTGCTTCTAAGAACGCGTACcatacaatattaaaaatatgacTGGTATTATAAATAGTTGAAATACAATAGCTTTATATAGTATATAAATCAAGTAataaactatataaaaaattgttcagtattgtatgtaaaaatgtttaaatttactATTCAATTTTgacgataaatattaaaacagaaacaattattatatgcgatataaaattatatacctCTAGAAATATCCTGTAGGTATATGTACAATGGTAACATAGTTGGATAAGTAAAAACAGAAGTTTCATTGAACTTAGTATGTGCGCTGTAGTTTGCATTTTTATGTATATGTAATGTATGCATATGAAATTAATTCTTAACTTATTACTGTAATATTGTTACATAATGGCAGCGGAATTGAACAATGTATTAAGTCGTTTTGAATTTATCGAACATAAGGTAACATGTATTAATAACAATTATCGTTCACGAAACACAGTATATACTGTTTCATGAATCACAAAAATATACAAGAGTTTAAAACTaattaaatcgattttgaaCTTTTCTGAAATGATTGTACAACAGTAGCTTACAATTATTTATGGCTTTCTATCGATTTCTATGTGTAATATCAtatatgaaaataatgaaatatttgagTGTCattttaacattattttaaGTTTATATACTCTTTCGTCCATATaatacgtgtatatataaatgtataaaggatgtGTAACGATAAAgatgaatattataataattatacatattacttgaaaataaaaagCAATTGGTAAAGTTATGTCAACGTTATAACATTATATGGGACTTTTTAAACTTAGtagatttattagtaaaaataataatagatgataaaaaatatgaagactttaaaagagaaattaaattaaaataaatataaaactacATACTGATTTTTTTCTACCTTAAGCTGACTCCGATTAAACATCAGTCTTGTGAATAGtgtttatagaaaatttttttagaatgtatagaaTTTATTATGTTTCGCTTGCAAAGCTTAATATAAGTTTACTGCACCAGGCACTATCAGTTTAATTAACTGTATTAAAGTATGTATTGTATGTGTCATCTAATTTTATCTCTGCCTCTGCTGCTATTATAATCCACATTGGTTAATCTGCTCTTTCATCTTATTGCATAAAAGCTGCGAGATCAACAAAAAAACATATTACTTTAGTacaaattgattttttat
The sequence above is drawn from the Ptiloglossa arizonensis isolate GNS036 chromosome 1, iyPtiAriz1_principal, whole genome shotgun sequence genome and encodes:
- the LOC143154952 gene encoding protein lifeguard 3; this encodes MQGDQQGQRFISGPQQLPRLFAGQQIQTGPYIVTVTDDMVAERERQNEELYRAWLEHQQRRAMDPENNESEYLGEFKEEAVRRSFIRKVFCILTLQLLLTASVIAFFLFVDAAKKFMIIHWYLWIIALICFTISYCAVSFSERARRKAPYNYIWLCKLTLAMSYLTAFASAFYEVEIIFIVVGLVGLITFGISMLATFAKFDFTMRSGLIMIIGFASIVGIVVMMIVLMFTYIKVLHIVISVIGMVLLSMYLYFDVQTIMGGRKIELYPDEVVYATVQIYVDIILLYQYVLMFVGLVHKR